gcggttggtgtagtcgaactttcttcgcgatccgatcacgatccaaccgatctagtgccgaacggacggcacctccgagtttagcacacatgcggctcgatgatgtctcctccttgttgatctagCAAGtgagagaggagaagtagatgggatcacaaccaacatgacggcatggtggtgatggtggtggtggatcaCCGACAGCGCTTTGCTAAGTGTTGTcaggacgaggcggtggaactacggagtaacgggagagagaggggcgccaagggcttggtgtgtcctcttggggcgccccctcctctctatatataggtggaggggagtggcaaacagcccctccaagccctagggcgcagctaagggggagaggacttggactccaagtccaatcctattcctactaggactccttccttttttgccttccctagccacatgggcttttgaggacttggtgcaccTATCCCAGTAAGGTCAGGGCACCTCTCCGCAGCCCATGCTATCCCTTGGGTCATGTTCAACCCACTTGCGGACTTGCGtacttccggacccctccggaatccttcaaaaccttctggaagcttcccggtacaatatcgaaaaaACTGCACCTCTTTACGGAACCCAAAATATAacttcccatatatatatatatatatatatatatatatatatatatatatatatatatatatatatatatatatatatatatatatatatatctttacctctcgaccattccgagactcctcgtgatgtccaggatctcatccgggacttgaaacaacatttggttaccactcatcaagtATCCCAATACTactcaacgaacgttaagcatgcgaccctacgggttcgagaactatgtagacatgaccgagacacttctccggtcaataaccaatatcgaaacctggatgctcatattggcccccacatattctatgaagatttgtcgaaccgttatgacaacatacattattccctttgtccatcggtatgttacttgcccgagattcgatcgtcgatatcttcatacctagttcaatctcgttgccggcaagtctctttacttgttccgtaatgcatcatcctgtaactaactcattagtcactttgcttgcaaggcttcttatgatgtgcattaccgagagggcccagagatacctctccgatactcggagtgacaaatcctaatctcgatctatgccaacccaacaaacacattcagagatacctgtagagcatctttgtaatcactcaattacgttgtgatgtttgatagcacacaaggcattcctccagtatccgggagttgcataatctcatagtcgaaggaatatgtatttgacatgaagaaagcaatagcaataaaacttaacgatcaatatgctatgctaacggatgggtcttatccatcacatcattctcctaatgatgtgatcccgttcatcaaatgacaacacatgtctatggttaggaaacttaatcatctttgattaacgagctagtctagtagaggcttactagggacacggtgtttggtctatgtatccacacatatatcaagtttctggttaatacaattctagcatgaataataaacatttatcatgaaataaggaaatttaaaataacaactttattattgcttgttgGGCATATTTCCTGcatgtcctttactacaaaaaggattgtcccaccttgatgcaccttgtttacttttgtcacttgttacccgttacgaattatcttatcacaaaactatctgttgccgataatttcagtgcttgcagagaataccttacttaaaaccgcttatcatttccttctgctccttgttgggttcaacactcttacatatcgataggactacgatagatcttctatacttgtgggtcatcaattgaCCTACTGAATTCACCAGCTCAACTGGAGTGATGGGGTTGAGGGACATCATCTTCTAATCCGATGGCTATATCACCCCGCTAGCAGCAAACGAGGGAGATCTATCTAATGGGAAATCATCTGGGAAAGAGCTTTTGCTATTTCCGGATGTTCCTCTTGAGTAGAATTTGCCATTTCTTTAGAGAGTCTAGTATCAACCATCGGATCTGCTTAATGCCAGACTAAATGCATTGTTAAAAATGTGAGTATTTATAGTCTTCCAAATGCACCACATAGCACAGGTACAGTTAGATTAAGATCTCGATGTTTTTTTATTAGCAGGCTAGTATCTTGCATTGGATAGGAAATATGTGCctaaggtttctcaaaaaaaggtTGAAAGTAAATCCTGGACTTTTTTACAACCACATGTTCAAACAAAAGATGTACTATGGTTTTATGctcaacaaaaaaaaacaaaatttaatGGTTTACCGATCTTTCTTTTTTCCTATATAATGTCTATCATGAGTTTGTTGTGAGATAATAACCACATGAAGACTTGGTTAATCCAAACAGGCCAGCACCACCTAATGTGACGACCATCCAGAGAGAACAAGAGCGAGGTCTTCGGAAATGCCTTTTAAGATGAAAACGACGTCCATggacaccatcgtcaccggcatcgGCCCCTTCAACCCCAAAGATTTTGCCCAGACGCACGCTTGACCTCCCTACCGAATCTTGGGTAATGGTTCGGCCAAGCCAACAACCACACCACCGCTCCCACTCAGAGTGGAAGCTCCCCTGTGTTGAGGTTCGGCAATGCCTCCAAGGAAGTGAAGGATGCCCTCGAGCCCCGTCATCATCAGTAACGATCATTGGAGAATCAAAGCTTTCATCTAGAGTCTTATTCCTCTGCACCTCAACAAACCCCGGGTAGGGGCCTGTGAGCCTCCGAACCAAACCACGACTCCGTTTTTATCTTTTAATGGTGGACCACAGTAAACCGAGTAGAAGGGCAGTGGGCCACACATCACCATGGAGGACTACCCAAGTCGATGTCGACACAACTCGAGCCAGAATGAGAGTGCAACACTAAGCGCTCATGCCACACAAGCAGCACCATCGCGGACCAGCAACAAACTACGCAACTCATCGACCGCGTCAACGAGTGAGCCATGTCTCGCTCCACCGGAGCACCTCGCACGGACCTACACCACAATGAAAAAAATAGCGTGCTACAGCAAAACAGCACCCACctcaaaatatgctattagcgtgctataTCACGCTATAGTGTGCTATTAGCGAGACGTTGTACGCTGATATATTTAGCGAGACAATTCTCaatatgctatagcgtgctattagcgaggtTATAGCGTGCTATTTTTTTCAGTGACACCAGTCCACGCAACACCACCACCCCACAACATGCCCCGGTGCCGCCGCCACCACTATCCGTGCTTGCACTCTGCCGCCCGCACCACGACACACCTCTGCACCTTCCGCAACAGCCTGTTACCTGCGCGTATACGTCTGTACTGTGTTAGAAAAAAAGTACACATCCATCCATGATAAAAAAAAAGTGAGAAAAGGTTTTGACTCGCGAAGGGAAGAGGGAAGCGGCTGAGATGACGAGTCGTGCACGAAAAAGGGGAGAAACGGAAGCACATGGAGCAGGGGGGCACGTGGTTGGAGGCGGAGGCGTCCGACGACGCCGGGCGCCGGATCGGCCGGGCGGATGAATCAGATGGTTCTCCAGTTGCCTGGAGCCCACGGGAAGCCGCCGCGTGCGCTGCGCCCCGGACACGTGGAAGGCGGGCGACGCCGCGCGCTGCATGGCTGCATCTCCAGCCGGGGACAGAGGGGGGTCCCTCGCTGACCTCCTTCTCTCCCGAGCAAACTTCCCATCTCGTCTCTCCTCTCCtctcgcggcggcggtggcggcggcggcggcggcagatcaGGCGGGGTGCGCCGGACGTGAGGTACCTACTTCATCTCTCACCCTGAGCCTGCGCCATCTCTCTCCTGGGACAGTGGGACGTACGGCGGCCGCTTGAGGGAGTGCGGGGACGGTGGACTGAGGGGGCGCGGCCGTCGGTGGGGTGACTTCGACGGCAAGCCGGAGCGGTTCCTGCGGCGGTACCGGCCGCGAGTTCCTTACTCCTACTGATCACATCGTGGTCGACTGGTCGCAGTGCGCCAGGTTCTTCCTCGCTTTCTCATGTGCTCTGTTTTTGCTTCTCCGAATGTCATACTCTGCATCTCATTGCGATGTCATTTTTCATTTCTTCTGGACCGAAGTCTCATATCGATATACATATATTAGTGATTAATTGACTCGCAAGTAAGTTGGCACAAAGCCACCTATCCGTTCGTTCAGCAAATCTAATTTGACAGAGACAACGACGACGGCAATGGGGCTGTCAGAAACTCAGAATCAGTTTAAAGTTTCCACTCACCACTCATGCATTTTTGGATAACAAATTCTTCATCTGAGAACAGAGTGTCCGATCAAGTTGAATTTTCTTTCAGGGATCAGTGCACGTGGGATGAGCCGATGACGTCGAATGAATCCTCTAGTTTCCAGGGGTTCTACAGGAACCTCCACACCCCCGCGGTGCTCATCGGAGCCGGGTTCGTGCTCGTCGCGCTGCTCATCTCGCTCTGGCTCATACTGCAGCACCTTAGGTCGTACAGAAACCCTTCGGTGAGTGCGGCGGGTTCATGTCGCAGTATCCCCTCTTTCTGTTGGTGGACGAAATGTCTCCGTTGTTGCCGATATTTATAGCTTTGCCATTATTCTTCTGACTGAACAAATTTATCTCGATGAGAGTTCTGCAGGAGCAGAAGTGGATCATAGCTGTCCTGTTTATGGTGCCTGTATACGCGTCTGAATCAGTAAGTTTGAGCCCAAACTTGTTGGATTTGGTTGAATAACTCTAGGAGTACAATGCAGCCACCAGTAGATATGTAAAAGCGAGCAAAATGTGAATACTGGAATGCTGAATGTGCTATGGAATTGCTGGCTTGAGAAAAATAGCTACTCTCATCTTCATACCAAAATGTTGGAAGTGTTAAAGAAAGATCAGTTATATAATAGAATCATGAACTTGTAAGAAAAACCACTTTATCATGGTTACTTTGAGCATTTGATTTTTGCCTGCCTGAAGATTCTATACCATTTTCATATTGAACTGTTGAACTGTGTGCTTATCCCATTTTTTGATATTTGATTTCTTTTCCCCAGATAATATCTCTGTGGCATTCGGAATTCTCCTTGGCCTGTGATATATTGCGGAATTGTTATGAAGCATTTGCTTTGTATGCCTTTGGACGATACTTGGTTGCATGCCTGGGTAATCTTATTTTCTTCTATATGACCACAGGAATGGGCCCAAATAATATGTGAGAAATCATTGTAAATTTGCCATAATTAACAGCGGTAAATTGCATGGACATTGCATCCTATTTTCATATTTATACATGTTTGCAGGTTATGGAGCAAATTTTGGTTTATTAAATATATTCAAAAATTAACTACAGCACCTCTCTGATTCAGTTGTCCAAATTCATGATACCTTACTGTATTAAGTACTCCGTATTTGGGAAGTTGAAAGCTTGACTCTTTCAGGGGGAGAACGGCAGGTTGTTGGCCTGCTTGAAAAAGAAAGAATGGAAGAGCTAAGTGAACAGTTGCTTGAGAGTCAAGAGAAGGCAAAATATCGTAATCGAAGTAGACTGCACGACTTCTTTTGCGATCCTGATGCACTGGGGGAGAGCTTATACACAATTATAAAATTCGGGCTTGTGCAATATGTAAGTACTACATTTTAGTAATGTTCTCACCTGAAACTGGTCAATAACTATCCAGATGGTATCTCTTTCCTGAACATCATTTTCAGATGATTTTGAAGACATTATGTGCTTTCTTGGCATTCATCTTGGAGCTTTTTGGAGCATATGGAGATGGTGAACTCAAGTGGAACTATGGGTAACTATCTCAtatctttctttctctttttgttATTTAAAATGGTGAGATATCTGAATTTGCAAAATGGGAGAGGAGGTCAGCTGATAGGTGCAGTGTACTTCTACACATTAGAGAACCTTGGGACCTGAAGTTTTAAAAGATTACCTTCAAAAGTTAGGGACAGAACATTAGCAGACACTATTACGAAAATCCGAGTACTTCCAGTATGCATTTAACTACTGTGACTCGTATTATTCACTAATAAAATCATGTCATGCTCTAATACGCAGATACCCTTACATCGCTCTTGTCATAAATTTCAGCCAGACATGGGCACTGTACTGTCTGGTGAAATTTTACAATGCGACACATGAAAGGCTTCAGGCAATAAGGCCGCTAGCCAAGTTCATAAGTTTCAAGGCCATTGTATTCGCCACGTGGTGGCAGGGAATCGGAATCACAATCATCTGCCATACGGGGCTCCTGCCGAAGGAGGGCAAGGTGCAAAATGGGATTCAAGACTTTCTGATTTGTATCGAGGTAAATAGGCAAATCTTGTGAGTTTGATTGAGAACCATTCTTGGTCTTCTGTTGCTGCAGTAAATCGAAATTGCTTTCTCTTAGATGGCTATCGcggccattgcacatgcgtttgTCTTCGGCGTGGAGCCGTACCAGCACATCCCGGTCCATGACTGCGAGCACGGGGAGGTGACCCATGaggagagcaaaatggagttgagGGTGGATGTCGATGACGGCAGCAATGCGGTGCCGGCCACCGTGGAGCAAAAAGAGACAAATGTCAAGACTCCAGGAACAAGCATCAGAGAGAGCGTTGAGGACGTCGTTCTGGGCGGTGGCCACCATGTAAAGTGCCCGCGACACGCACTGGAATTTCGAGGTTGAAGAACCTGAGTCCTTGGTTTTCTGACAGATTACTTGCTTCTTCTTCGGTAGGTCGTCAAGGATGTGGCCCTGACCATCTCACAGGCGATGGAGCCCGTGGAGAAAGGCGTCGGGAAGATCCAGGAGACCTTCCACCACGTGTCGCTGAAGCCAGGGGACAAGAAGAAGCCCAACGTCGAGGTGGAGGAGCGTGTTACCGAGAATGTGGTGGACGGTGAAGCTGTCGCGGTCGATGCGGAGGTGGAGGTTGAAACAAGGGTGAAAGACAAGGGCGATGATGGCGAATCTACCGAGAGGTCGGAATCAAAAGAGTAGAAGATGATAACAAGAGGCGTGCAAGAGGAACTGGTTCTTGAGAACACGGTACACTTGTGCGTTTCCTGAAAGAAAACTGTAAATAAAACTAATGCATCTCTACGCTTATCATGATATGAAGTTTTAAACTGGAAATCTTTTCTATCAAGGACTTACCCGTAGGTTCTCCATTGTCATCGGCACGTTGCCAAAACAAAGTGTCAACCAGCTGTATATTTCTTTGGTTTCCGCTTTCCCTATTTGTCTGCTCGAGCTCCAGTGAACtcattaatatttttaaaatttaaaaGCGCATTTAGAAGTTttaaataaatctgaaaataatcTTACATGTTCATATGGATGTATACTGTATTTTTGTAATTTTCATGGGATATATTAACATGCGAGCTACACAGGAAAGATAGAATCGGTGAACACATACTGTTCATTGTTTTAAACATGATTTTGCCCTTTTTAGCTCGCGTGTTaatatatttcatcatgaaatttataCTCGTTTAGGAGTACTTCATAATGAATTTTCGCGCTAATTGTTTTTATACTTGGCAGAACTTGTTGGAACTTTCCAAGATTTAAGGGAAGGGTTGTGTAgatttttgaagatttttttaaaTTCTGGAAACATATTTTAAGTGCCCAGAAATTTTTGAAATTGTTGAGAATTTTTCACACAACCCTTTCAAAAAAAAGTTttcagaaaattttgaaaaaatctCAAAATTCCACAGAACCCATATATTCAATCTGTGAAAGTTCCAAGAAGTTTTTCCAAGTGGATAGAAAAAATACAAGCATATTTTAAATTCAGGAGCATGGTGATGTGGCGTATGAGTTGGCGCTAACTGGGAAGTTGACTGGTCAAACCCGGTTAAAAATAGTCAAAAAATACCCTGGGTTGTCTTTGTCCAGTTTTGGAAGTCGAGCGTTTACACGGTTTCGTAGTTCAGGAATGTATTTTAGATTTTGGTCGTAGTTTTAGGTTGGAGATAAATACACACATGATCACTGTAGTTGCGACTGAAGCACGATACGGTCACTGAGCTTAGGAATACGCTCGATACGGTCACTGAATATGATGTGACGTGAAAATACGGTCACTGTAGCACGTACACGGTGGGTAGGCGGTGGGTTTGACCAACTGTTGGCCGCCACGTAGTTCGTTTCAATTCGGCCAATCTTGCATGGAGGTTTTTTTTGTAAAAGCGCAAAATTCCCCATCCTCAAATCCCTAACCCGCAGCTCCTCCCCGTCAAATCCCTTGCTACGCCTCCCTCCCGTTGCTCTGctccgcctccctccctcccgtcgcTCTGCTCCGCctcacctcgtcgccgccgtcgagGAGGGTAGTTCCTTGCCCTCTGGTGCTCATGTCTGCCGCCAACTCCTCCTCCGCTGTTGTTCGCCATCGTGCACTGCCACTGCCACTGGCCCGCTGCCCGACCTGCAAGGAGAAGGTGCGCATGTACATCTCCACAACAGAGAAGCACGACAGATGGGTCTTCTACAAGTGCCAGAAGCATGGGGTAAGTTATGTTGTTTGATTTACATTCTTGATGTGATTTGGTTTATGTTCTGGATCCAAAGATTGAAGATTTTATCACCACATTCGTCTATGGTTTGGATAGGTCACTTGTGATTTCTGAAGGTGGGAGTTGGAGTATGTTGAGCACCTAGTTGAGAAGCAGCATCTCACTGGCGATGCGGCAGTGGATGCTATTGGTGCGGCTGAGGGACGCAGGGAGAAACTGCTGAAAGCACAAGAACTGTTCTATATGAATGGATTTGTGAGAATGTTAAGAAGGTTTTGAAGAAGAATGAGCAGGTAGTAGTTGGAACTGCCAATCTGATGACCAGTCAGCAAGCTGTTGCACTCATGATGCTTGGGAGAGAGCTGGTGATGGTCATGAAGATGCTGGTTGGTGTTGTGGTGGTGCTATGTGTTGCAGCACTGGTGGTGATCATGCTGAAGAAGTGAAGAAGATGATGTTCTGGTGTTGCTAGGTTCTGGTGTTAGTTATTTTGTGTCCTGTCTTGTAATGGTTGTGTTGAATCGTGGTGAACCCTGATGTTAGTGTGTGTCCTATCTTGTAATGGTTTCAGCATGATGCAATGGAAAGTTAAGTGGCAATGTCAATACTTTGTGTTATTCTATGTATGATCAATGCATGATATTGTCAATTGATCAGTCTAGTTTCTTTCCATTATGAACCATGATATTGTCAATTGTTCAGTGTGTTGGTGATCCTTTATCAAGTGGCAATGTTGAAGTAGATGATTGTTAAGTGGCAATGTAGATGATTGTTCATGTGATGTTCTAACTGGCAAAGTTAAGCGGTAATGTTAAGTAGTTTCTTTGTACAATAAGCAGTTTCTTTGAATGTGAAGTGCCAGTCATCATATTGCTAATGATCATCAACAGTTTCTTGGTACAATAAGCAGTACCAACTTCGAATGTGAAGTCCCAATATGCGATCAGCATAATAGAAGAGAAAATGGCATTAAACTGCTCAATTGGACTAAATTTGGAATGAGAAGAAGACCATACATGATCATCCACTAAAAGAATCACACCCAATTAGGGTTGTCCTCCACTTCAACAACAACAATTGCTATTGGAAAGATGCAATTATTTGGATCTACACCAACAGCTGCAAGTAGTTGACCTCTGTACCTTGTTTTTATGTGGcagccatcaaggaagatcactgGCCTGCAACCCAAAAGGAATCCTCTCTTGCAAGCATCCAGACACATATATAGCTTGTTGAACCTTGCATTCTCATCAAGTGAGACATAAAATGATGAGCCAGGGTTGTTTCTCCAGACTTCATTAGCATAATTCCAAAGAAGCTTGTACTGCCCTTCTTCATCACCATATACTATTTTTATTGCCAACCTTCTAGCTCTCTACAACTTCATCCTGCCTGGTGTCATATTCCATTCTTTCTGAACAACCCTAGAAAAATTCATAAGGTCCATGTCTTGATCAGCCCTGAACATCTCTAGGTACTTATGTGCTAGGAATTTAGCTGTGAAAGCCCTAATCTTCCACTTCTTGTTGCATGTGTGCTCACTCACATATCTTTTCACCATGAAAGCAATAGTCCTTTTGTCATATGATGCCCACAAGTACCATGTCTTCATCACACTTTGGTTTCAACCTCTTCCTGTCATTCACAGGCAACTTGATATCAACTATGTTCTGACATGAGTACTCTTTGATGGCAGTCCTTAACAGCTCTACACTCTCAAACACcttctgtaagggcatatttatccctaaggtgttttggtgattgatgacaatgcttttgcggactaatcgtgtgccttgagtttctcagacgcttcatcgctaggcacgagacgattcggtgcccctcgaagactattgaagacggcgttgctCTACATTTCTTTTGGTGGATTTGattcgtaggagagccgtactattaagagagggtccgcgtcggaaaggttcgggtggaatcatcacgtacacgtttccctccttgtctccacctttcccttgcactttggagcttccCTCGGTTATCCTCTTTGTGCTTATTCTGGTGGCTATTGCTGAATTTGCGGTAGTACTGTTctctggcacggtagtaccgcaagcacctgCGATAGTACCGctggagcccacggtagtaccgctcctctggagtctTAGTACCGTGGCTACCAGGCCTAGTgtcgctccggtgcggtagtaggggcggatgtaattttttacattcgcgcccacacggtagtaccgcatgtcgcgcgcggtagtaccgcgggtgccaacggtagtactgctcccctggagtcgtagtaccgtggccctcctgcCTAGTACCGCTGCGTCGCGGTAGTAgcagcggatgtaattttttacatctgcgcctccacggtagtaccgcgcttcatgcgcggtagtaccgcgcgtggcCTGGTTCAGCTGGCatacggtagtaccgcgtcggatatTTACATTGTTTCGtttccagcggaagtaggcacggatgtatttttattcatccgcgcccttcaTTCGCtaggactttcctgccttgcggtagtaccgcaagggggagcggtagtaccgcgctcgcggAAGTACTGCTCTTAGTCAGGCATGTCCTAGTCTCTGTTGTTGCCGTGGAAGTACCGTGgaccctcacggtagtaccgcgtggccttgcggtagtaccgcgttcctggagcggtagtaccgcatgttgcGGGCTGGacaagtggataacggttggatctttcccatagctataaaaggggtgtctcctacctctagttgactacctcttccatctccaagctccattcttgctccaagcttcattttcacccgatctctctccctagccaaccaaacttgttgatttgctcgggattggttgagaaggccccgatctacacttccatcaagagaaatttgattccccccacttatccctagcggatcttgttactcttgggtgtttgagcaccctagacggttgaggtcacctcagagccatagtccattgtggtgaagcttcgtggtgtcgttgggagcctccgattaagttttggagattgccccaaccttgtttgtaaaggttcggtcgccgccttcaagggcaccaatagtggaatcacggcatctcgcattgtgtgagggcgtgaggagaatacggtgaccctagtggcttcttggggagcactgtgcctccacaccgctctaacggagacgtacttcccctcaaaaggaaggaacttcggtaacacatcctcgtctccaccggctccactctttgttatctcgcgcctttacttttgcaagcttacttgtgttgtttcccttgcttgctcgtgtgcttgttgttgttgcatcatataggttgttcacctagttgcatatctagacaacctactttgatgcaacgTTTAATNNNNNNNNNNNNNNNNNNNNNNNNNNNNNNNNNNNNNNNNNNNNNNNNNNNNNNNNNNNNNNNNNNNNNNNNNNNNNNNNNNNNNNNNNNNNNNNNNNNNNNNNNNNNNNNNNNNNNNNNNNNNNNNNNNNNNNNNNNNNNNNNNNNNNNNNNNNNNNNNNNNNNNNNNNNNNNNNNNNNNNNNNNNNNNNNNNNNNNNNNNNNctatatcgatcctttcaccttcCCAACATGAAACTTTGGCTTATGAAGATCCTCTTCTCTGAAGGATTTGAACTTCAAATTGAGCTCTTCATCATCTGAATCAGGAGCCCACAAATCATCATTCTCTGACATGTCTTCATTAGAGTGGTATGCTTGTTTCCCTTTCTGTTGTTTGGTGGGAACTACTCTATCTTTCCCTTTTTGCCTTGCTTTCTCGTTTGATTTCTTTTCATCTCTCTGCTCAGGTTCATCCTCATCTACATTATCTGCATATaagtcatcatcatcatgtcctaccTCATTGTCACTGTCCACAAGCATATCATGTTCATAATCTTCATCACCACTATCACTTGCTCCATCCTCTTCTTCCATTGCATAGTTCACCTAGTTTTGCCAGGCACTCCTCCTCACTCTCAGATTTCCACCTGCATCACCTTCTAGCTCTGCATGTTCTTCATCTCTTTGATTACCATCCTCTGTCTCAAATGATGCCCTCTTAACAAACTCAAACTGGttgacatcctcctcctcctcacaatCAGGATACACAACTTGAATAGGAATAGGTGCCACATGTGTCTCTGCTTCCTCTCCTTTTCCCGCCTCTGCTTCTAGTTGAACTTCTCCATGCTCTGCTTCTGCCTCAGCTTCTCCATGCTTTGCTTCTGCCTCAGCATTCTTTGCATTCTCTGCATTGCTATGAACTCTTCTTGTTGGGCTAAAAATTGGTGGCAAAGTAGCTCTTGGATGATTCACAACATCATCCTCACTAAGGTTTGCACAGAAGCTATCATCGTGATCCAAAAAGATACTGAAAAAGTGGTG
Above is a window of Triticum aestivum cultivar Chinese Spring chromosome 6B, IWGSC CS RefSeq v2.1, whole genome shotgun sequence DNA encoding:
- the LOC123134813 gene encoding protein LAZ1 homolog 2 — its product is MTSNESSSFQGFYRNLHTPAVLIGAGFVLVALLISLWLILQHLRSYRNPSEQKWIIAVLFMVPVYASESIISLWHSEFSLACDILRNCYEAFALYAFGRYLVACLGGERQVVGLLEKERMEELSEQLLESQEKAKYRNRSRLHDFFCDPDALGESLYTIIKFGLVQYMILKTLCAFLAFILELFGAYGDGELKWNYGYPYIALVINFSQTWALYCLVKFYNATHERLQAIRPLAKFISFKAIVFATWWQGIGITIICHTGLLPKEGKVQNGIQDFLICIEMAIAAIAHAFVFGVEPYQHIPVHDCEHGEVTHEESKMELRVDVDDGSNAVPATVEQKETNVKTPGTSIRESVEDVVLGGGHHVVKDVALTISQAMEPVEKGVGKIQETFHHVSLKPGDKKKPNVEVEERVTENVVDGEAVAVDAEVEVETRVKDKGDDGESTERSESKE